The Triticum aestivum cultivar Chinese Spring chromosome 4B, IWGSC CS RefSeq v2.1, whole genome shotgun sequence sequence agacatttcttttacttacccaaattcgaagctctccaggggcattcgcagatcttccacgCAACATATCAGATGTcgcggagttctaccatgccgaagaggggagctcgacggagaagctgttctggtcccagtatgctggagccgaacacccaatgcctctgagtgaccaattgaaACAATttgttgaactccacagggcgaccgaagtggctatgaaagatttcatagtccggatgtggcctggtgagcccctgcccgccagctacttcggcctgataaagcggatggtaaatgcctgtccgcggctttaAGTGATCAAACGATCCGTTtacattgagggtgcccgccgagcctttgcacgtgcgaaggtgcactggggcaagctagatgtagagaagctggtgaaggatggacagccggagggcaaggtgcatcgctaccccgagaaatattatgatggcgtgatgaaaggcgctcgcctcgtggccgatgaatgtaccaaggacaccatctTTGAGTGAATTTACTCTgtcgtttttgtaatatgaaaacgaatTTGTTTGCACTATATAGcattttgttgatttaaaatattaccttctgtgcggctgtttataaaattctaaaagtaggccagtcatcggcttccgcccccacgtaactagtactggggtgttcgtggaaaacccaaaacaCTCTTTTATCCAAGTTtgtggtccatgaaggaggtgtttggcacagcgaacaaggcaatcgaactatgcggctttataactctcacttagccatagaagtctataattttaaattgcgGCGAAGCTCAacgccgaattggggcgctatacacgcctaaatcggacgaggccaactcctcgcctaaagcggaaaaaatctttaaggattccaagacctctcgaacaacgaccagctctcgctgtatcatgatagtcagttttcggctttctctactgaggtgctcatctggaagaaccgggacacaatcgtagtagttctccctgcgctaccttggCCGATATAACaaaatgtaaggtaccaaaataagggcgccgggctaacccaactattgacccaagacatgattcgagatgatgcatataatgctataagttcggggtgccgcactgtcgaaagtgttcggagtTATCTTGTCGTATTAAGGgacgccataagaagcccctggcaaactgaacgtatcAAGATGTAggatgcaatatgaaataaacatttataggaaaaatgtgtagataggaataataagctgacgctatatattatctcccattgatggaTAATACGTCCAAGCGTATCTTTACAATTAATGCGTTAAGCAGAAGCAaagaggactatttgacatgtcctatccaagggcgggccgcatgtaggtatataaaacaggtataacgatcgtgaacagattccacctgggtattccctttgtgcgcaaagccttttgcctccttggttttctctcatGTGAAAGTCCGGTAATCAGGCTCGTTGAAGAGGCTGCCcgaaagcaatgtcctgaaagataaaggggGTTATTAAAGTGTGTTACGGCTGAACCGCACTGTTGACCGCATCACTATTGCGCCCCGCctttgcccaaggtattttgagtgcgtaattgtgtacgcgcgacaCGAATGCTGCCTGAATGGGGCTGGACCGAAGgctggactgctagtcgcgctcttgacgtgcctggcgatcctattgcagggtgctccggactcgcttgacggtgtttggggttgttgtcgccggattggtggtttgccagagaaggctactttgtacttctgctgcgaaggctgcagtatgctcttctgtacggagagagcggtccatgtttctgttggctgttatgaccccgcgaggtcctgacatcttgagcttgaggtatgcatagtgtggtaccgcattgaatcgagtgaatgcggttcgtccaagcagtgcatgataaccactacagaaagggacgatatcgaagattaactcttcgcttcggaagttatccggagatccgaagaccacttccagtgttatggagcccgtgcaacgggcctctactcctggaattacacatttgaaggtggttttggtgggcttgatccttgaagggtcgatgcccattttgcgcactgtgtcctgataaagcaggttcaggctgctgccgccatccataaggactcgtgtgagatgtaatccgtcgatgattgggtctaggaccaatgcggctgaaccgccataaaggatactggtagggtgatccctacgatcaaaggtgatcggacaggctgaccatgggttgaattttggggcgactggctccatcgcatagacgtcccataatgctcgcttccgttcctgtttgggaatgtgggtggcgtagatcatattgaccgtttttACATGGGGAGGAAaattcttctgtccccctgtgttcggacgccggggctcctcatcatcgtcgctgtgcatccccttgtccttgttttcggcatttattttaccggcttgtttgaatacccagcaatctctgttagtgtggtttgctggattatctggggtgccgtgaatttggcacgagcgatcgagtatgcggtgcagactggacggtccctgattgttccttttgaacggctttttccactgaccggattttgagccactgaatccggcgttgattgtCGTGTCCTCAATGTTTTCGCCATTGTTctgtcgcttatgtctgttgcgccgtggcttgccgttattgtcgcggacgtCTGAGGTGCCGGAATTCATTGGTGTGGTggtactgcgagccaaccagctgtcctcgcccacgcaaaagcgagtcatgagtgttgtgagggccgccatggactttggtttttcctggccgaggtgtcgggcgagccactcgtcgcggatattatgcttaaaggccgacagggcttcggcgtccggacagtcgacaagttggttctttttagttaggaaccgagtccagaatttcttggccgACTCTACGGTCTGTTGGGTAAtctgactcaagtcatcagcatccggtggtcgcacgtacacgccctggaagttgtcgaggaatgcgtcctccagtTTTTCCCAACTGCCGATTGAATTTGCCGGTAGgatatttagccagtgtcgggctggtcctctgagcttaaggggaagatacttgatggcgtgtagatcgtcacctcgggccatgtgaatgtggagaaggaaatcttcgatccatactgcggggtccgttgtgccatcgtatgattcgatgtttacgggcttaaacccttctgggaattcatgatccatcacttcgtcagtgaagcaaagggggtgtgcggcgcctctatgccaggctatgtggctacgcagttcgaatgagtctggttggctatgttcgacccggccggacttgtcaatagtgtgtccggcgtgacgatcatcatcacgtgttggggcgcgcccccgcgatccatagatcgatcttggttgtcctgccttCAGTgtatcttgcaggtcctgcctattaccccgtgccgtagtgtattggcataggggtgcgggctggtattcgggctgatacgccattttatcccggccacgaggtggctggtcagccgcgtggcgctcgagtccatattccttggcttccaggacttcagtccatctgtctgtgagcaggtcttgatcagcttggagctactgctgcttctttttcaggctccttgcagtggccataagccggcgcttgaagcgctcctgctctacggggtcctcaggcacgccgaactcgtcgtcgccgaggctaatctcgtcttcggaggggggcatgtagttgtcctcctccggatatccgtccgtcgcctgttcgtcagggctgacctgcccgtcttcctgttcggcctgctcgaaggcaggctgatcgaggttgtattcatcttcggcaccatccggactgttttcgtctcctgtgcgggtattgctgtggcggggcttggagcggcgttgaCGACTCCCATGCTTTgttttcttccttgaggggttatcctccattgcctcatcgccattggtttctttcggagtgtccaccatatatatatcatatgaggaggtggttgtccaccgccccgtgggcggtggttcctgttcctctcctacatcgtcgtccacagtgtcgatgtcttcagagtcgtaatcaagcatgtcggtcaaatcatcgaccgtggcaatgaagtgggtggtgggtgggcaacgaattccctcaTCGCCTGCctcccactcgagtcggacatagttcggccaagagtctcctgacaaagagagagaattTAActagttcagcatgtcgccaaagggtgagtgctggaagatatccgcagcggtgaactccattaccggatcccaaccagattcggcgggctcggagATGCGCAGACTGGAACCTATAGCCGAACACGAGtctgggggtccggtgtcacaggcttccttgggggtgaagccggtgctcggctctaccgccgatgagtgtgctgcctccggggcggggtccatccgcccgtcctcggacgacgcgatctgccccagACTTAGGTCCGGAGCTCCTATAGGTGCGATACCCCGAGTATTGTCAGACatcaggtctaagccgtgctcgtcgtgactgttcgacaCTCCTGACGtaagcccgaatccgtcgaagatcaagtctccgcggatatcggccgtgtagttcaagtttccgaacctaacctaatggccaggggcgtagctgtcgatctgctccagatggccaagcgaattggcccgcagaacgaagccgccgaacacgaagatctatccggggagaaaactctcaccctgaaccgcgttgttgttgatgattaaaggagccatcgagcttagcagcgatgacacagaggaactctcaatgaaagcaccaatgtcggtgtcaaaaccggcggatctcgggtagggggtcccggtctgtgcgtctaaggctaatggtaacaggaggcaagggacacgatgttttacccaggttcgggccctctcgatggaggtaaaaccctacttcctgcttgattgatcttgatgatatgagtattacaagagttgatctaccacgagatcgtagaggctaaaccctaggagctagcctatgatgattatgattgtccctataaggactaaaccctccggtttatatagacaccggaggaggctagggtttacacagagtcggttacaaagaaggaaatataatatccggatcgccaagcttgtcttccacgcaaaggagagtcccatccggacacgggacgaagtcttgagtcttgtatcttcacggtccaacagtccggccaaagtatatagtccagctgtccggttaccccctaatctaggactccctcccCCCCCTCACTGCTGAGGGAACACACCTAAAACAATCACCTTCAACCTCGGCTATGAGCCGTATCAACCACCTAGCGGTGCAAAGCCCAGTTCCGCCACATTGGTCTTCACCCGCGCCAGGGGACTGCCACCAGAATGGATCCAACCCGCACCTCCGACCACACTCCGGCACCCACACCGCCGAGGCATCGCCGCACACCTCACACGGCAGCAACCGAACGCCCGTTGCCCGCCAAGACCCTTCCTGGCAAGGCCTCGTAGCGCCGCCGCCAGCGCCAGTGCCAGTGCACCACCTACACCCTCCATCCTGCTACGTTCCACACAAGGATCCAGAGACAAACGCCGCACTCCCTGCCGTGAGCACCCCAAGGATGCTGGCCAGCGCCGAAGACGCACCATATCCGGGTTGAGATCCCCGCATCCGCGCACCGGGCGCCGCCAGCCAGCACCACCGACCCACCGCTAGCCATCACCGCTGGGAGCGAGTCGCCGCGGCGCCACTAGCACCTACTCCGCCAGCTCCCGGAGGATAGCGCCTTGCTGCCGTCCAGCCTGGAGAGCGCCGCCCTGAGCCGCCCACCATCCATCGAGAGCCGCCAACCGTGGGCCGCCATCCGACCGCAGCCCGCCGGCCCGCGCCAGGCCACGCATCCCCCCGATCAGTGCCCAACACCAACACCTCTGAGCGTTGTCTGCCGTCATTGGCCCGACGAGCGCCGCCGCCGAGTCTCCTGACGCCAAGAGGAACGGCGTCCCGCGCCGCCGCGAGCCTCGAGGGAAGGAGGAGACCCAGTCGCTGCCGACACGTGCATGAGCTTTGCCCGGTGGCGTccgctggcggcggcgagggaggggaagGGAGGGGCTGGAGGTCGGCTGCGGCGGCGATTAGGGTTCCGCCCGGGCCGCTCGTGGGAGCGGCACGGGGGACGGCCACACCGTGTGTGCTTGGTTTTCACGACAAGTGGGTTTGAATGCAATTTAGAAAAGCATATAATCTATTATAAAAAATTCACCGAAAGTACgaagcatctcaaacataataaaaattgcaTCGAGATCATGGATCTACAAGCCTCAAGTTAACCGGTATGTTTGTTTGGGAACCAACATGTGGTTGTGTGTCCTGTAAGGCGAAATATTCTTTGAGTGGGAGACTACTGTTGAATTTCTACACAAGTGTGACTCCTTTTTCTACAACATAGCTTTGGTATCTATAAGATTGTGCATCTTTCCCTTGGGATTGATGTGTTTTGAGTTGGAACAATAGTTCTTTTAAAGATCACGTTGGAACAATACGTGAAATGTATGCCATTTGCTAAAATTTTGGTGATGAACGCACTTTACTTGTTGAATTATTCGATATAACATTTTTATGTGTTAAATATATCCATGTGctcgtagtcgtcgctaggtgtCTACAGatttagatgtaatttttattatttctattgTTCATTGtattgtcatgattgaagatgaacagATCAGAACTTTTCACGCGAAAAAGAATATACCCATGTTTTCTTGTTTGTTTTAAGAAATGGAATGTGATAATCTATCACATCTCGTCATTTCCTTCCATGTTGGATTTGCACTTTCACAAGTTGTCCTGTACTACTACTTTGGTTTCTTGGCAGAGATAGTTTGATATGGTTGGCAAGGAAATATGTACTGAGACTTTTCCAACGAGGGCTCAATTCAACACCTTTTTTAAGCTGCTGACAAACAATGGCACATTTTTCGCTCTACAATCCATCGATATTTCTTGTAACATTACCTCTAAGGTTTTTAATAGCGGAAATATTTCTACATCGTTTTCCTATATAAATGGAATAGTCCCCCTCTTCCCTCGTGTCGTCTCCTCTACTGGCTCGGGCAGGAACCCCAGGCAGCACCGTCCCTTGCACAATTTCCACCTCTCCTTACCACCGCCAGCCGATGGCGAGGGGACTGCGTTGCATCATGTTCCTCCCTTCCTCACTGCTGTTGCTAATCGGTCTGCCCTTGCCTCTACTCGCCAGAGCCACGTTCCGTTAGTCGCCCCCTCCACTCCTTGTCGACATCGGATCCGCTTCGTCGATGTTGCGCGACCTTTGTCACAGGTAGCCTACGTCCTATCATCATGCGGTCCTTCTACCCTCTCCATTGAGATAAATCCTGCTCTGAACATGAATTCAGGACGACAATACTTTAATCCCCATTGGATTGGAGAACCTATTGCAGAGGCGCCAACGACGGAGGCACCACCACGGATTTTGACGTTTTAGGCACCGCATGCGGGAGCGGAGGTTGGTGCAAAGATGGCAACATCGGTATCGAGAAAGGATGAAGGTGAATGTGGTGTTGAAGGCGACCAACATTGGAGGGTTCCTCCACTTGCCTTTGTATCCACATCTTGATCTACAACTGGAATGAGCTCTTTTTGCTTGGATCCATACATGACGAACTGACTTGGGCTTCAAATTATGTCCCCCTGTTAACCTTCGCTCTAAAATATTCGAGAATATTGTGCGGATTCCGAGAATTTAGAATGAGAGAATGCATTATCTCCATTAATTCAACAGGCAAAAATAATCTAGGTGAATGAGGGGTCAGGGCTCTGTATGATCTAAAGATCTCCCGTGATGAAGCTAAACAAACTAGAAAGATCGAGGATAGGGGAAAAGGAATAAGCTATAGGATGCTGAAAGCTAAGCTAAGAAAAAAGGGAGGCAGGGAGAGAGATGACTGCCATTGACAGTACAGTAACCAAACAGGGAAACGAAGGATTCAGACAAAATTTAGAAATTTAGCAGAAGAGGATGGATATGGATGAGAGGACAGAGATGATGCACAACAGGGAGGCGGCCGATGATGGACTACAAATGCGGATACCAAGATCGGGGAAAAACATCGATGGCCAACAAAGATTGGGGGATAAAACAATGTAGCGAAAGCAAGTCGAGAccatcctactccctccgttcctaaatatttgtctttctagacatttcaaatgactactacatacggatgtatgtagacatattttagagtgtagattcactcattttgctccgtatgtagtcacttgttgaaatgcctggaaagacaagtatttaggaacagagagagtagaaGATAGATCGAATATACATGCATGTCTACATTCGTAGAAATGAGTTTTTTATGTACATGAGGTATGTGATTGTACCGTGTTAAAACAAAGACATCACGCACCACCCGGAGGCCAAGGCACGGTCAGGCATTTGGTTAGCAGAAAGTTATCTAACATTTGCAGTCGAAAGACCTAGATTCATCCAACAGTGATGTATTGGCACGATTTTAAAATTAAGTCCTCTTGACACCAATATCATATCATATTGAGTAAATGCTTCGACCGGTTACTCAAAAAACCAAATAGAGAGAGGCGCTGATATTTTCTAACAGCCCTGCGCTCTGAACCACCCCGAAGCGCCAATACAGTCAGGCATTTGGTTACCAGAAAGTTATCTAACATTTGCAGTCGAAAGACCTAGATTCATCCAACAGCGATGCACGGGAGCTTTAAAATAACCATCGCAGCTCATCTTTAGCCATCAAGGGTGTCACGGTGACCCCATTGCTCTACCTCGAGCTCTGCCGCAGCGCCACACATGCCGGGTGACGAGGCAGCGCATCGTCATCGATCGACGATGAGTAGGAAATATCACGCAAAACCCATCATCAACAAATAAAAATCAGTGTTGCGAGTTACTCCTATCAGCTGACAAGGACCCAAGAGCTGAGCTCGCGCGGGCGACCTAACTCCATCCACTGACACGCCCCGTACGTAACCTACGTGTGGCATGGCACGCCGCCTACGGCATTCCGGCACGTGCCGGCCGCCCCCGGTTAACAAACTCCCACCACCCGCGTCCGCTACCCTGTCGCTTGCACCGCGGCCCCACCATAgaccaccgcgccggcccgcaacGTCAGTGCCCTGGAAAATCGAAGCatcggtgcgtgcgtgcgtgcccgGGCTTCCACCCCCCGCCCCGCGTGTACAAATACGAGCTCCGAGCAGAGGACCGAAGGCCCCGGTGTCATAACCGGGAGCGCGAAGAGGACTGACTAGAAGGGGAGCCTCCGAGGGTCTGGTCTTTTGTCTACGGCGGTGCAAATCTGACGACCGCCCGCTGCCGGCGATGGGCTGCTGGTGGGAGCGCCTCGTACTGCCGGTGCGCAGGGCGTGGCTCGGCGTCGCCTCCCGCTTCGGTGTGCGCCAGTCCGGTAAGGCCGCGCGCCGCTAGCTCACCGTTCCGCGACATGCTGCAGAGGCTTCCTAGGCTGACTCCGGCGTCGCTGGTTGCTTTTTGGTTGCAGGGCTGTGGAGGCTCCGGCAGGAGGTGAGCACGTGCGAGTACGAGGACGTGCGCGTGATGTGGGAGATGCTG is a genomic window containing:
- the LOC123095092 gene encoding uncharacterized protein: MGCWWERLVLPVRRAWLGVASRFGVRQSGLWRLRQEVSTCEYEDVRVMWEMLSRTASAPPPPPARRHSRFRQPRPWADRLRLCRDI